The genomic window CAACAGCGAGTGATCGAGATAACTGGCGATGGGCGGCATCGACGAAACTTTCCAGCAATTGTGGCGGGCGCGTGCGACCTCCAGTAATGTAGCAACCGTGCCTGGCCTTGCCGTGCTTTTGGCCCACCGGGGGGATTCGCATGCGACGCTTCGCCAGATCGCTCTCGCCAGCCAGCGCCGCCGCGCTGCTGTTCTTTATGATGACAAGCCCGTTGACATCCCGCGCCGCGCTCGGCGCCGGCTACGACCGCCCCGCCGGAGATCCACAAGCCAGCCGCTCGGCCGTCACCGCCGTGCATGGCATGGTGGCCACCAGTCAGCCGCTGGCCACGCAGGCGGGCTTGCGCGTCTTGGAGCAAGGGGGCAACGCGCTCGATGCCGCCATCGCCGCTAATGCGGTGCTCGGGGTGGTCGAGCCAATGAGCTGCGGCATCGGCGGCGACCTGTTTTGCATCTACTGGGACAACGCCCAGCAAAAGCTGTACGGCCTCAACGCCAGCGGGCGCAGCCCCTACGCGCTCACGGCGCAAGAGTTCGCGCGGCGCGGCCTGGCGCAAGTGCCAGACGAGGGGGCGCTCTCCTGGTCGGTTCCCGGCTGCGTCGATGGTTGGGAGACGCTGCGCGCGAAGTTGGGAACCTTGCCGCTGGCCGATCTGCTCGCGCCGGCCATTGCCCACGCCGAAACAGGTTTTGCCGTCAGCGAGATCATCGCCGCCGACTGGCGCGCGTCGACCGAGGCGTTGAGCCAACATCCCGACACCGCCAAGACCTATCTGCCCGGCGGCCGCGCGCCCAGCAAGGGAGAGCTGTTCAAAAACCCGCGCCTGGCGGCCACCTTGCGCGCGATCGCCGCCGGCGGGCGCGACGCCTTTTACAAAGGCCCCATTGCCGCACAGATCGTGGCGTTCAGCCGGCGTAGTGGCGGCTTCTTCGAGTCCCGCGACTTTGCCGAGCACGCCTCCACCTGGGTCGAGCCGGTGTCGACCAACTATCGCGGCTACGACATCTATGAGCTGCCGCCCCCTTGCCAAGGCATTGCCGCGCTGCAAATGCTGAACTTGCTCGAGCCGTACGACCTGCGCGCCCTGGGGCACAACACGGCGGAGCTATTGCACCTGGCGGTCGAGGCCAAGCGCCTGGCCTATGCCGATCGCGCGCGGTACTACGCCGATCCCGAGTTCGCCAAAATCC from Pirellulales bacterium includes these protein-coding regions:
- the ggt gene encoding gamma-glutamyltransferase — encoded protein: MRRFARSLSPASAAALLFFMMTSPLTSRAALGAGYDRPAGDPQASRSAVTAVHGMVATSQPLATQAGLRVLEQGGNALDAAIAANAVLGVVEPMSCGIGGDLFCIYWDNAQQKLYGLNASGRSPYALTAQEFARRGLAQVPDEGALSWSVPGCVDGWETLRAKLGTLPLADLLAPAIAHAETGFAVSEIIAADWRASTEALSQHPDTAKTYLPGGRAPSKGELFKNPRLAATLRAIAAGGRDAFYKGPIAAQIVAFSRRSGGFFESRDFAEHASTWVEPVSTNYRGYDIYELPPPCQGIAALQMLNLLEPYDLRALGHNTAELLHLAVEAKRLAYADRARYYADPEFAKIPVDWLISKEYAAQRGKLIDRQRAALAVAPGDAPLVAGDTVYLCAVDKDRNCCSLIQSNYYGFGSQLVPGDLGFALQNRGALFSLAAEHPNRYEPHKRPFHTIIPGFAAKDGKPWLVFGVMGGDMQPQGHVQALINLIDFGMDPQQAGDAARWRHFGSATPTGLVADPEGSAVIVESGISDEAVHGLRERGHVVLKGDPRTRGAYGGYQAIQIDHEHGTLIGGSDPRKDGAASGY